tagagGTTAGTGTGTGAAGGTGCAGTTTGGGACATAGCCAGTGTCTGTGTGGGCACTTGTTGGAGCATGTGTGTTGGCCTGCTGTCACCAGCAACACATTAGTGCAAAACATTTTTGCTGTTCACAATGCATCTAAATGTAGTCCTGTGCTCATTTGTTGCATACCAGTATTAAGGTAATTACAAAAGTCATTTTATAAGGTATTTCGGATGAGCATGAGCATCCACTGACATGGATAAGTAAATACATTTCAATATCTTTCAACATTCAACATCTGCCGAGTGCTGACAAACAGGTAAGAGGataaacaaagaaaatgaaacaGCATGTTAACAGGAGTAAAACGTAAACTGCTTTTTATGCAGCAAAGTAAAATCAGATATTTTCTGGTCATACCACGGACACATTTTAGTGAAGTGTAAATGGAATCTGTACGTCCATTAATAAGTGAGTGAAAATACAAGATCAGTAGCTGCAGCTGGATGCGTCTCACCTTGTTGCATCATGGTGTTAAGGGTGGGTTGTGATGGTTTCGGAGGGTTCATGCCCATGGACAAGAAGTCCAGGCTAATGTTGACACTTGGGTCTGACCATGTGGCGGGCATTGACACTTTCCCACCAGGCTTCTGAACACCCATCTGCTGGGGCAACAAAGGACCTCCTAAAGTCTGTAAAACAGAAGGGAAAaagcaacatttttaaataacaaaaaatactgTTACTACTGTACTCTCGTATCATCAGGTTCTTGCAAACACACAGCCCTATTTATGATTGCCTACACAGATACCCTTTTTACAAGGCGAGCATTATTTTTTAAGGAACATTTTCTATGACAaaacaaaatctttttttttttagaatcttTACAACTCCGCTGCTTCAAATATGTTACGTTTTTAATTTCAAGGATACCTGTGATCTGGACATAGGCATCCCCATGGTCTGGGGGCACATGTTGAAGGTCATACTTTGGGAGGAGCTGAGATTGCTGTGGTTTGTGCCCATTAGGTCAAAGAGGTCGGCAGAGGGTGGCTGGGCGGATGACGCCGTGGGGTTGGAGGTGAGCGGGGGAGTGTCGCTGAAGAGGTCCGGGACAGTAGAGGAGCTGGCAGAGACTGGTGGGCTTGCTGAGGAGAAAGCGTTCCAGTCCCCAAATTCTCCATTCCCAGTAGACACTGATCCTGAAACCACAACAGTTTTCCTAAATTGCTTCCTTAATTTAAACAAAAGTAAACTCCTAATGTAAAAATGCCCAGAAGAATTTAGTTGACAACATTCATATAAGCTTCAAAATTGAAGCAGCATCAAAACAACTTCAAAGCCAAGACATTAGGTCAGAGCCGGTCACATCATTTGCCTCAAGCtactcacccacacacagcaTACATACCCACACACTTAATTAAATAGCAGAAAGGCACCTTCAGAAACCAGATAACTGTGGCACTTCATTTCGGACATGATCATTCCAGATTTCAATTCATACTAAAAACTTCAAGTTTACAGTAGCTAgagcctaacacacacacacagactaactGAAGAACTCTCCACCTCCACTCAGACTTTGGTGCCATCACAGCAGACCAGGCGTGCATGATGGGAGCTGACAGGTGTCTGTCCCCATAACACTCAGCAGGTAGCTGCTCCATCTGGAGTCCTCCATCACTCATCAATATTTTACCCTgacctgtgtctgtgtgtgcatgcagcCTCTCCGATCACACTTCAGAGAAGCTAAAGGGGCTGTCATCTCACCATCCAACAGCCACGTGGCCTGCTTTGCGTTAAGCCCCAGCCCATAGCAGACGaaggaaaataaatgaataacagGAATAGGTCCATCCCTTTTGCACAGAACTCGTTTGCAGTCTCGGCCCCCAAAGGACCCATTAAATTCAACGCTGATAGCATTTGAGGGATCAATCAAGAACACAAACAAGGTAAATGCACACCTGGGTTTGATCTACATCAGTAGGCCGCACAGAATGTATTCAGTGGGGACAACCTTATCCTCATCTGATGTGGTAAGAGTTTTTTCTATCTTTAATTGTCTTCAGTAGCTTACAGTTTAATTTagctaaaacacattttgaactgCTGAGCCTACATAGGTGTAGAATGCTGTTGTTACTTAGCACCATCAATTAATAGTTATAACCAATATTCCTATGGATCTGGCATCTGTAATTAGGCTTTATTCACAACAGAATGTAAATTCTCAAATGTAATAATGGAAGAAGCAAAAAACTACACATACTATAAATATTGTGTcgggcaaaaaccttgtacaccttttagacaaaagtattgggacgcctgcttatttATGGTTTAATTCTAAACCAAGGGCATTTATTAAAATTGTATTATTGCCTGCATTCCTCATTCCCAATTCCctaactcttcccaaaagtataTGGAGCACAAATTAaaattattccagagaacacagttaggtttatgtttaataggtcaataggttcatgcttatctgctccagagagtccattGCAATGAGCAACACTTCTCTAgagacttgacaagctgtgtgtgtgtgaatttgcacatctgtcaacAATAGCTGCAAGTTTAAATGAGCTGAATTcctttattagaaggggtgtccacaaacatttggacatagtgtatctccatttttgcagtttttgccAATTTCaatctggcagtttttctaCACACTGTGTTTCCATATCTGTGCATCTCTAGTTAGAAATGTGATGAGTGTGCAAAAAGCTTCACACATACCAGAAGCTGAAGGGAGACTAGCAGAAGCAGCCGGGGAGGAAAAATCAGCAAAGCCAGCAATGAGGTCAGAGCTGCCACCTATGGaagaacaaaatcacacaagAGGTGTAGAACTGTAACAAATCAGATATTGGTAAAAACAACCATGTATGTGCAGAGTTACATTTTACAACACCCAATGAATAAAAGCATTTCTGTGAACACGTGCACGCATACACCACACACCCCTCATCGTAAGCCTGTGtctttttgagtgatgccaggGGACAGGGCACAGCTGTTGGGCTGCTGACAAGATAAAGAGGGACAGCAGCATCTGTGCAACGCGCacatgcacgcacgcacacacactcccagacaGACTACAGCCCCCATCTGGGCCACTTGGACGATGCTGTACGCACAGCTCTAAATAACTTTCTCTGAAAGGTCTTGATCTTTGTACTCGGCCTAAGCAAAAAGTTGCACAGACTTACAGAATAAAGTTTTAATGTCAAGAGGTCAAGAGATGGACGTCTTAGATTGGATTATACTAACCGCTCTCAGAATACAAATCAATCAAACTGCCACATATCCATCAGAACTGCACTGCACAGACAGTTGAGACACAGTACATCTACATTCTAAGAATTtcacaccacaacaaaataattACAGCATTCCCAGTTGTACTTATATTCAAAAAACAGTTAGAGCAGCAAAATGAACCATGGCTAGTTATTTTTTACCTGTAGGTGTGGGCTGATTTGCTCCAGAATCCaccaaaaacaaatctgaaAGTCCTGTGTTGGAAGATTGACTACCAGATGTCTAAAGGGGTTTAGAGGGAGAGAAAGCATAAGTTACCTTGCCACAAGATGGCAGCAAAGTCTTAGTTTTCTCAACAACCATTCAACTCCAACAATAATCACCATCACATAAAATACCAAGTCTGGCTTAGAGAATATACCAGTTATTCCAACATGTGATTTTTGTTAATATCGCCAGCACTGTAATCCTCACATTGCCAAACTCCGTACAACAGAAGTTTTGTGGTATAACAGTTATTAAAGCCGGTATTTAGGGTGGTGTGAAACAAAGGTCAGGTACCTTTGTattatctgcatctggactgTTCTTATCGCCTGTGTAATGTGCGGCTGCGCCCAAGTCCACCGTTTTGGAGGGCACACCACCTCGTTTTcgtgcagccattgctgcggcagtGGTTGCGGCCTCCGTACCCTGCGTATTCTGGACACTCTTGGTTGTCACTGCCTCCTCCTCATCTTTGAATTCAGACTTGGCCGGCCGACCGTTCTGTGATGTTTTGTCCTCCTCGTTATCACTACAGACAAAAGATGAAACaacattttactttttattatttatacgcTGCAAAGATCGCTGCACATTTCAAGCAGACAGCAGGATTAATGGCACTGACGCTCTGGTGTGAAGAACACAGTCACACACCTGACTCGGTCAGGTGAGTCATCTCTTTCCTTCTTGCGAAACTTGTTAATGGTGTCATCAATGGTACTGCCGATTTTATCACTGATCTCGCCAAGCTTCTCGCTGAAGGGGAAGCCACCTTTGCTCTTATCCCAGTCTTCATCCCACTTGCTTTTTGACTCGGAGTCAAACCGCTCTCCCGCTGTTCAAAGACAAAAAggcattttattttacttctgGAAACTAATATTAACTTAAATAATTGAAAGATGAgtaagtaaatgtgtcattaagAGATCTCAACAAAGAATATAAATGTTAAACTGaatctttaaataaaaaaaaaataaaattaaaacccAGAACAAACCTCCCACGAATGATGAGCTGTATTAGAAAGAAAATGTTTAATCTCTTAATTTGTCAAACCTAGTCCACTATCTTTGTTCCATTACACAGTTGGTGAGGGTTAACCCATAGTTCAATCCGGACATGCACAGACAGCCACAAGGCAGCTGAACACATGCAGAAACTAAACTAAAGTGTAGCTCTATGTTGATAGAGAGAAAAACTGTGTTTGTCACTGGCCACAGGGAGCTGCAACCTTTTTAGACCGATGTGCCTGTTGGGACCCTCATTATGCACTTTCAAGGGTTTCAagaactgaaaaataaatatgcGCATTGTTTAATATCCCAAAAATAACATAAATCAAAGTGTAGAAAACTTGGGGGAAAAAACTGTGCAAAAACATACTGCAAGAGTAATTATATGAGATACTATTGAAAATGACTACTGTTCTGTCAGTAGCTGTTTGTTCCTCAGAGACTAAAACAAATTCTGATGTGGCATCATTAACTGACAAATTGAGACTCTGGTTCGACTAATGAAGTGAGAAATCAATGCACCAAATCAAAGGTGTCAGAAATCAAAAGGAGGAAATCAGGCAAGAAAACAAAGTGCAAACTCCTGAGTTGTGTAACTTTCAATGCTAATGACATGACGGGGGACGTGCGATTCCAACTTGATTAGACAGATCTAAGAGAAAACATATTCCATTACAAAGAGGAGCGATATGATTATTTTTACAGCAACATGATCACAAGCCTTACAAATGATGCACTGAGTCAACATTAAAGAAGTGATTGCCCTGAAATCAAAACAATTCTAATCAAAAGATCAATCATATGTAGGAAGAAGTCTGAGGGGAATTTGTGGGATTGCTATGTGGAAAATCTTCAGAGGACCGAAGGTAAATCCCTGAGGAACTCCTACAGCACTAGGCCAGCAGATAACACTTGATACTAGGTTAATTCTCAAAGTGTCTGCAGTAATTGGCAAATAACACTCTTAAAGATGTTCAGTCATAACAGTTCGCTCTTCTCTCTCGATCACTTACAGTTACTTTGTCTGAAGCCTCCCATGCTGTCCGATGACACTCCAATGTATTTATCCTTGTTTTTCTTCGCTTTTTTCCTTTCCTCCCGTAACCGGTCATCATCCTGGACAAACTCTACCATTTCTTTCACCTTCTGTCGTACATTAATGCCCTGGTCTTTCCCATTTTCATCTAGACAAACATAAAGCAAATGTTAAATGAGCTCCCACGGTTTCCTTTCCAATGTAAAGGAAAAAACATTACACTATAAAAATTATGAAATTATATTATTCTAAATTATTTTTCTGGTGTgtgcgcatatatatatatatatatatatatatatatatatatatatatatatattataaaaacaaaTCCAAAAGTCAAATTCTATGATTTCATATTTCAAAATGTTACATATTGGTGAGCATAGAACATCTGTGGACTGATGGAGCTATGCGTGTGAGGAGCCCAGTCAACCTCAGGAAAATGCAGGCATTAGAACACCGTAACAATTCACATAATTCATATGAGGAAAATATACTAGGTGTTCGTAGAAAATGGTGATGGACTCCGTTTCCAAACATTTTTAAGGAAAAACAACTCCAATGCACATATTTGGATATCCTTGCATCTTCCAGATGCCATTAGATGCCTAAacatgtgtttgtgtaaaaACATCTGGCCAACACCGCATGCTACAACAAAATGACTGCAGTTAATCAAAACCTTTCTACACTCTACACTGAAGTGAAATACATAACTAattaacataaaatatatactgCATATTTCCTCCCCTGGTACATACAGTACCAGttgaacatttggacacacctggctgaatgtgtgctgatcatcttAAAAAAATCCATCCAAATGCTAGATGCTTGGGGTGGGAGAAGTGTTCAAGTAGGCGCAAGTTGTAGTACTGTGACAATATGCATGTGTTAGGGTGGAAATACTTTTCAAAccacagtaaatacagtatgttaaagtacatgaacacaaacatatACTCATTTAGCAAAATAAATACCCTTTATTAGCCTATATGAAAAAATcagctcctttcagttcaacttaCACATTACTTAAAACGCCCAGCCTAACTATGGTTAGGATGGTTAGTGATAACTGTgtgtcctctttctttttttttttttttaaataaaccccACCATATGGATCAAATATCTTGATTTTCAGTATTTaatcaggtgtgtccaaacctttgactgAAACTGTCTTAAATGTAACAATTTCCTTTTTCAATAATATACCAATGACTATTTCTGAATACTATATACAGCAGACATTTGCAACAGCACTTTTAAAAGTATCCATATACAGTACAGCTGCCTGATTTTCTCATACACTCACCATAAAGATAAAGGTAATATCAATACTGGgctttcagtattttttttaatagttctGGGGTGTGTTAACTGCACAACAtcattactaaaaaaaaaaaaaaaaaaaaaaaaaaaaaaaaaaaaaaaaaacacaccaaatcCAATAATTTTCTGAAAACAACACAGGGTCATAATTATACATACAGGTTCAAACAGAAAtacactgatcatccatgacattagcaccactgacaggtgaagtgaaaaactttgattatcttcatctgcagtggcatctgtcaagaagtgggacattaggcagcaagtgaacagtgagtCCTTGAAGGTGAGGTGTTAaatgcaggaaaaatgggcaagcataagcaTCTGAGCCACTGTGACAGAActgagccaaattgtgatgaccAGACAATTGGGTCAGAGCTTCTAGAAAACATCACGCAGGTCTTGCAAGGTTTTTTCCTGGATAAGGTGGTCCGTATCCTTCATAAATGATCCAAAAAAAGGGACAACTGgtaaaccagcgacagggtc
This sequence is a window from Salminus brasiliensis chromosome 18, fSalBra1.hap2, whole genome shotgun sequence. Protein-coding genes within it:
- the clint1b gene encoding clathrin interactor 1 isoform X1; amino-acid sequence: MLNMWKVRELMDKATNVVMNYSEIESKVREATNDDPWGPSGQLMGEIAKSTFMYEQFPEVMNMLWTRMLKDNKKNWRRVYKALLLLAYLIRNGSERVVTSAREHIYDLRSLENYHFVDENGKDQGINVRQKVKEMVEFVQDDDRLREERKKAKKNKDKYIGVSSDSMGGFRQSNSGERFDSESKSKWDEDWDKSKGGFPFSEKLGEISDKIGSTIDDTINKFRKKERDDSPDRVSDNEEDKTSQNGRPAKSEFKDEEEAVTTKSVQNTQGTEAATTAAAMAARKRGGVPSKTVDLGAAAHYTGDKNSPDADNTKTSGSQSSNTGLSDLFLVDSGANQPTPTGGSSDLIAGFADFSSPAASASLPSASGSVSTGNGEFGDWNAFSSASPPVSASSSTVPDLFSDTPPLTSNPTASSAQPPSADLFDLMGTNHSNLSSSQSMTFNMCPQTMGMPMSRSQTLGGPLLPQQMGVQKPGGKVSMPATWSDPSVNISLDFLSMGMNPPKPSQPTLNTMMQQGVQPPMNVVTQNFAGMSLNAQPAGVAPRPPMNPMVGSGGIGMGMPPTMATGTMGMGSMGIGGVPAGQGLMGMNMNVAPVGLGLPSGLGMSGMGQGMNPAMLQPKQDAFANFGNFGK
- the clint1b gene encoding clathrin interactor 1 isoform X2, with product MMTLGALQVSLWARLPSKSTFMYEQFPEVMNMLWTRMLKDNKKNWRRVYKALLLLAYLIRNGSERVVTSAREHIYDLRSLENYHFVDENGKDQGINVRQKVKEMVEFVQDDDRLREERKKAKKNKDKYIGVSSDSMGGFRQSNSGERFDSESKSKWDEDWDKSKGGFPFSEKLGEISDKIGSTIDDTINKFRKKERDDSPDRVSDNEEDKTSQNGRPAKSEFKDEEEAVTTKSVQNTQGTEAATTAAAMAARKRGGVPSKTVDLGAAAHYTGDKNSPDADNTKTSGSQSSNTGLSDLFLVDSGANQPTPTGGSSDLIAGFADFSSPAASASLPSASGSVSTGNGEFGDWNAFSSASPPVSASSSTVPDLFSDTPPLTSNPTASSAQPPSADLFDLMGTNHSNLSSSQSMTFNMCPQTMGMPMSRSQTLGGPLLPQQMGVQKPGGKVSMPATWSDPSVNISLDFLSMGMNPPKPSQPTLNTMMQQGVQPPMNVVTQNFAGMSLNAQPAGVAPRPPMNPMVGSGGIGMGMPPTMATGTMGMGSMGIGGVPAGQGLMGMNMNVAPVGLGLPSGLGMSGMGQGMNPAMLQPKQDAFANFGNFGK